One Mycobacteriales bacterium DNA window includes the following coding sequences:
- the map gene encoding type I methionyl aminopeptidase: MAGAGRGSRRPRGVTVKTAEQVRLMRRAGLVVAEALDRMRAAVAPGVSTADLDGIGRDVLRERGAVSSFLGYHGFPGVICASVGEQVVHGIPGDRVLREGELCSIDFGAIVEGWHGDAAITVPVGECAADVLELNRVTEESLWAALAVVRDGARLSDIGAEVERVVRPHGYGLLDDYTGHGIGTSMHEPPHVPNTAPQGPGKGMALTRGIVLAVEPMATLGSPEVLELDDGWTVVTRDGLQASHWEHTVAITEHGPWVLTATDGGAVRLGTSLPAELTG; encoded by the coding sequence CGCCGGCCTGGTCGTGGCCGAGGCGCTGGACCGGATGCGTGCAGCCGTGGCGCCGGGCGTCAGCACTGCCGACCTCGACGGCATCGGCCGCGACGTCCTGCGCGAGCGCGGCGCGGTGTCGAGCTTCCTCGGCTACCACGGCTTCCCCGGCGTCATCTGCGCCTCGGTCGGCGAGCAGGTCGTCCACGGGATCCCCGGAGACCGGGTGCTGCGCGAGGGCGAGCTGTGCTCGATCGACTTCGGCGCGATCGTCGAGGGGTGGCACGGAGACGCCGCGATCACGGTTCCCGTCGGGGAGTGCGCCGCGGATGTGCTGGAGCTCAACCGCGTCACGGAGGAGAGCCTGTGGGCCGCGCTCGCCGTCGTCCGCGACGGCGCGCGGCTGTCCGACATCGGGGCCGAGGTCGAGCGGGTGGTGCGTCCCCACGGCTACGGCCTGCTCGACGACTACACCGGGCACGGCATCGGCACCTCGATGCACGAGCCGCCGCACGTCCCCAACACCGCGCCCCAGGGCCCGGGCAAGGGCATGGCGCTCACCCGCGGCATCGTGCTGGCCGTCGAGCCGATGGCCACGCTCGGCTCACCGGAGGTCCTCGAGCTCGACGACGGCTGGACCGTCGTCACCAGGGACGGGCTGCAGGCCTCCCACTGGGAGCACACCGTCGCCATCACCGAGCACGGCCCGTGGGTCCTCACCGCCACGGACGGCGGAGCCGTCCGGCTCGGCACGAGCCTGCCGGCTGAGCTCACCGGCTGA